AGAAAAGTGATGGGAGAAGCCACAGTACAAATAGTTACAGAGGGACTGGTTTTTGGGAAAGTGGATGCAGGTGATGAGCATTTATAtttcaagaaaactgaaaatgaagggaCAGAGAAAGTTCTGTAGCTTAAGGTATtagtagcatttttttttttaacaaggagaaaatacatattttgaaagaagaagagaagcaaaagttggaGGGGTAGAAAATGCAAGCACAAGGGAAGTGATAATGATTGGAACGCTGCCTTAGAACCGATAGGGCTTGCTGTGGAAGAGGGGAAGGCCTTTTTTTCTCAGAGATAAAGAGTGAAaaggagagagtgagatggtgaAAAACCCCGACTATGTATTACCAAGCAGCCCTGCGGTTCCTAAGCACCAGCCAAGGCAGCGGCTGCTAGATGGCTCGAGCATACTTGTGTAGATTCAGCCAGCCGCGAGGCGGTCTGCCCAGGGGGATTTGGACAGTTTACTACTCACTGCACAGCAGGCAGCATGGACATCGTGTCCACATTAGTTCTCCTGTCCCCGAAGCCCCATGGGGCGATGTGGAGGCAGGCCCATGTGTATACTGCACACACTCTGGGTCTTTGTTAGCTGAGAGACTCTGGACTTAGGAACCCCTCAATTTTAAAAGAGGGGTGTTAGCAATCCTGCCTGATGAAGGAATATATTATCTCTTACGCTGGTCTGGACCTGCCCTCTGACCTCCAGAGAGAAGCTCTCTGGCTTCTAAGGCTGTTACATAAATGTCCTTAAAGCTGTCAGTAGCCTTTGCTCGGAAGATATGCAGaaatgccatatatatatatatgtctataaaCACAGACATTTTTAAGTATAGAATATAAGTCAAGGAAGACCACTCAGTGAGTAAGTgttgaatgatgaatgaatggagatcTTTAGGAGGTATACCtgactttgagagagaaagactcCCTAGATGATTATTTCTGGAGAGTTTATTCAGCCTAATGGTCATATGTTGTTGGTAGATCCATTTATAATGCCCATTTCATGTAGCGAAATGTACCTATCTAACTAATGGATAGGGAGCttgtttaatattaaaaatttttttaaagagtaagtAACTGGATGGAAGAAAGAATAGTTCTGAGAAAATGGTGATGGATTGTAGAGGAAATGTACTaagtttggaaaatttttttctttatgcagTATGTATTTTACTTACACGAAACAAATTTTGGCTGTATCATTTTAATATGATCCTCATAATGGTTACTGTGTTGTCTTAAAATAGGAGTACTTTGCAGGTGATGTTGAAGAGtctaataaagaaaaaactgtgtAACAGCTGTGTTTGGTCCTGTGTGAACCGGAGTTTGTAACAACagcttttatataaatggaatcacatagctAGAAAGCCATTTTAATGTTCTGTTAggttctttaaaatggggatacatTCAGGTTTCAGTTGTGGAGGCTGTTGAGCAGCAATCCAGGTATGAAAATGAGAAAGTTTGACTGCTTCTCTTGTGAAGGAGACTGAAACACAGCGTGTGGAGAAAGAAGTAAGGGCAGCGAGAGGCAAGTGAGCTTCAAAGCGATTCATCTGCACCCAGGCCGTTCTACTCTGATTCTGATCTGTGTGCTTCTGCCCCCTGCAGAATGAATCAGCCTGACGTTTTATCAACTTTTTGAAAAGTGGGGTGAAGTGGTGTGGAACACATCAGAGGGGGGAAGTCGAGCAAATCTGAAAGAGAGCAGAGTGTTTCATCTCATATCCTGtgtgtgctccccccaccccttctTAGGGAGCCAGCTATGGCTGAACTGATGTTCACCCAATTTTAGTTCATCTTGCTGCCTTCATGTTACACTGATACTAATATATTTGAAGTTAGAAAAGAGGTCCAAGCAGTTACTGTGTCAGTCACAGTCATTAGTTTTTCTGCAACCCTGTAACCACACAGGATTCCAGTGTTTGCTTTGACTTGGATTTACCACAAAATGACCTTCCTTGGATTTAGTGTGtaacttttaaattaattactgactttatgtatatatacatgatactgttttttaaaaatgtccatgTGAGTCAATTAGGAGTTTCTGGAAGTAGAAAAACATTTGATGATGAGAAATCCTTCTGGTtacctgaataaaaaatgggATAGTAGCAAGTGTAAATGCCAGTGAAATCCTGATGCTGATGTGCATGAATTCATGAATATCTGTATAGTTGAAGGGAATAATCTGTAAACCATGGCTTTCTTAGTATTATGTATCTCTTCATAAAATAActcagttttcacatgaaaaataaattgacccttgaaacaaaaattttaactttAGTGTTCCATTCAAATTATGTGCATCTAATCATTATTTTTGGATGCCTTCCAGAAACAGATGGGACCGTGTTCAAAATTCTCACAAAAGCTGAAGGACTTACGGATGCAGATGTACCGTTAGAACTAGTGTTCCACTTACCGGTCAGTTACCCTTCATGCCTGCCTGGCATCTCAGTTCACTCTGAACACCTGACCAGGGCCCAGGCTGTGACTGTGAAAGATAAGTTACTTGAGCAAGCAGAGAACCTTTTGTCAGGACCTATGGTTCATGAACTGATTCTCTGGATTCAGCAGAATCTCAGGCACATCCTCAACCAACCAGAAACTGGAAGTGGCAGCGAAAAGTGTACTTTTGCAACAAGTGTGACTGTGGGTGATGGATTGTGGATGACCCTTTTGCATTTGGATCACATGAGAGCAAAGGCCAAATATGTCAAAACTGTGGAGAAGTGGGCTTCCGATTTAAAGCTCACAGGAAGACTGATGTTCCTGGGTAAAATAATACTGATTTTACTACAAGGAGACAGAAACAGCCTCAAGGTGCCAAAAAGTTTAATGTTGAATATGAGTTTGGATATTTTCTGCTAAAATGGTGTGTTATAAGTATGTTTTATAACAATGGAACACGTTAATCTTTAAGATGTTTCTGCTTTCACTATTCCCATGTTAACAGAGCtccatttttgaaaagaatgttttCAATTTCTGATTACAACTACAGACTTGCAAAGCTTGAAGAAGtagagtatatttttaaaatcatgccaCATAATGACAGCAAGAGGTTATAAAAAATGTGCCAAaaaatgtgtttgtttctataattagctttgagcctcagttttataAATGTGCACTACAAGTTtgtgcatatttatattttttcctttagttaggcACATCATGGTGTATATTTTTGGGTAGTCTGCAAAAGTTATAACTTTTAGGCAGTTAAAAATGCATTCTGACACTTTGATTTGGTAACTCATCCCTGGAAAGAGGAGCTGGGTCCTCCTAAGCGGGGTTTGGTGTTTGTGGAAGTAGAGTCATCAGGGCTGTCAGCTTGTCACCTCCTACCTAACTCTTGCTTTCCACCCAACTTGTCTCAGCAGCTGCTTTCAAATGATCATCTTCAGATTTTTCAAGTTTTCATTCTAAACGTATCTAACCCGTTTTATGTGGGACCACACAAGGAAAGCtgcttattatattttaaatcttaaaagaGCTACAAATCACTTAAGAGGTTTTACGCTTTCAGAGGGGTTTGAGTCAAGAATACTTACAAATTGAATTTATTTGAAACAGACTTAGCTTACACAACCCACAATCTTAAAAGATTTGTGGAATAACGTAGCTTTTTTATGATGGGCTCTTATCACAAAACTCGTTTGGTGTTTGGTTAACCAGATTAGTGCTGGCTTAGGGCatatagacaaaacaaataatccaaactTCATTCAAATTCTGGATTGGGTTTTGACTAAGGAACCACGTGTTTTAAGGTGACTTCCAGTGTAGCTGTAAAATTTGATCCTTTTGGGGACAATACTACCTGACAAAGTGAATACAAATTAATTTCCTTGCTCTTATTTCTCCCAAAGGCTCAGCTGTTTCTTTAAGCCAGCTCAGGCATATTAAACTAAGTACAGCTGTTTTACAGATGTTATGACTCAGATCAGACCCATTAGTTAATTAACAAGCATTTATTCATATCAGAATTTTACTAATATAGAGAAAATTGTACTTTTTATTGGCTGTCCCTAAAATgccatataatataaatatttctgttatatttttatgactttatgtcaGGATTGGGAattataggtacatatttatagATGCCATCCAATTTGGAATGGCAAGTGCTATGCCTGTTAACTTCATTCAGACACTGAAACGGGAATAATGATGACAGCTGGTGCTAAGTGTGCCATtgcactatatgccaggcactcctTTTACACTTTGCATGTGTCAGCTAACTTAATCATCATAACTTTCCCTAAGGTAGGTGCTGTTATGAGTACGATTTTGTGGAGTAGGTAACTGAGGCACCAAGGGTCTAGGTAACCAGCCCAGAATCGGATCCAGTGGGCTGTCCAGTCCAGATTTAAATCTTGAGTGGTCTGATTACATCCTTCTTTGCTTCTGCATTCATCAGTACTTTATACTGCCAAGCATGTAAAAATACTGTGTAATTTCCTTACTGCTTGATTCAGAAAGATAGTACTTTTCAAGCATGGAAATAAGCCTGCAGGTTTCTATCTTTTTTAAAACTAGGAGTTTGCGTTTCAGAATAAGATATGTACTTAACATGCTGTTTATCATTTAGGAGTACCTGGTTCTTCAGAAAACCTCCAAAATAGATGTGGATTCAAGtggaaagaaatgcaaagaaaaaatgaTGAGTGTACTGTTTGAGACAAAAGTACAGGCAGAGCACAAAAGGTATAATTTAGTACTATTGCAGATGGAAAAGCAACGGAATCGATAATTATACTCTGACAAATCTAGGCATATTCATGAATTTCTCTTGTATAATGCAGGTTTCTGGCATTTGAAGTCAAAGAGTATTCATCGTTGGATGCGCTACAAAAGGAGTTTGAAACTGCAGGACTTATGAGGCTTTTCTCTGAATTTGTACTTGGGCTGGTAAAATGAAATGGAGGACAGGAATCTTTGAGTGAAATAGcagtgttttgcattttttttcactttttgtttgtttttttttacattggATTTTGGGAGGCGCTAATTGAAATACGAGGGAACAATTAAAAACTTTCTCTGAAGCAAAATGATAGTCACCATCTTAACTTCAGGAATGAAAGCCAGTTCTGTTTATGGAatatgaaacaataaaaataccCATGTATTCTAATTTTTGCCTAGTCTAATTTTGTAAAGGTTGGGTTCAATAATAGAATGTTATttgaaagataaatataaaaagatgatGGTAAATGAGCCCTTGTGTTTATTCAGAGGATTTGTTTGGCACTGTGCAATTTTCTGGCTAATTTTCTCATAattaaatcagtttttaaaagatcTGTTTTCATGTTcacatttgtatcatttgatcatGATTTTCCTCCCAGCTTATCATGGCTAATGTTTGAAGTTGaatgttaagaaaaatacaaCACTGATTTCTTTGTGGAATTAAATAAATCATTAGTTAGTTTAAACAGAAACCAAAGAAGTTCTACAGAACTTGATTTACAGTTGCTTTCTTTGGGATCCCAGAATAGCAAGGTACTTGATAGTTAAAGGACTAGAAAGTCAATTTAAGTTAAAATTCTTTTTGAAAGCTTTACGTTCCAGTTTTCCAAGGGGAGAAGTGTTTCACACAAAGTGAACTTGGCTTGTTGGATGGGTGAAATTATATAGAGgtactattttctatttcttatgaAATTTG
The sequence above is a segment of the Manis pentadactyla isolate mManPen7 chromosome 4, mManPen7.hap1, whole genome shotgun sequence genome. Coding sequences within it:
- the RWDD3 gene encoding RWD domain-containing protein 3 isoform X2, coding for MGTEPAIWSWSAGASRRHLRPFGPRPARHALRRCGAPSGGHRPHCSRLVGTAAAEGEERGLRGRAAMAEPAREELSALAAIFCGPNEWEVLSCSDGTVFKILTKAEGLTDADVPLELVFHLPVSYPSCLPGISVHSEHLTRAQAVTVKDKLLEQAENLLSGPMVHELILWIQQNLRHILNQPETGSGSEKCTFATSVTVGDGLWMTLLHLDHMRAKAKYVKTVEKWASDLKLTGRLMFLGKIILILLQGDRNSLKEYLVLQKTSKIDVDSSGKKCKEKMMSVLFETKVQAEHKRFLAFEVKEYSSLDALQKEFETAGLMRLFSEFVLGLVK
- the RWDD3 gene encoding RWD domain-containing protein 3 isoform X1, whose product is MGTEPAIWSWSAGASRRHLRPFGPRPARHALRRCGAPSGGHRPHCSRLVGTAAAEGEERGLRGRAAMAEPAREELSALAAIFCGPNEWEVLSCSETDGTVFKILTKAEGLTDADVPLELVFHLPVSYPSCLPGISVHSEHLTRAQAVTVKDKLLEQAENLLSGPMVHELILWIQQNLRHILNQPETGSGSEKCTFATSVTVGDGLWMTLLHLDHMRAKAKYVKTVEKWASDLKLTGRLMFLGKIILILLQGDRNSLKEYLVLQKTSKIDVDSSGKKCKEKMMSVLFETKVQAEHKRFLAFEVKEYSSLDALQKEFETAGLMRLFSEFVLGLVK
- the RWDD3 gene encoding RWD domain-containing protein 3 isoform X3; protein product: MGTEPAIWSWSAGASRRHLRPFGPRPARHALRRCGAPSGGHRPHCSRLVGTAAAEGEERGLRGRAAMAEPAREELSALAAIFCGPNEWEVLSCSETDGTVFKILTKAEGLTDADVPLELVFHLPVSYPSCLPGISVHSEHLTRAQAVTVKDKLLEQAENLLSGPMVHELILWIQQNLRHILNQPETGSGSEKCTFATSVTVGDGLWMTLLHLDHMRAKAKYVKTVEKWASDLKLTGRLMFLGKIILILLQGDRNSLKVPKSLMLNMSLDIFC